The Methanobacteriaceae archaeon genome includes a region encoding these proteins:
- a CDS encoding ATP-binding protein, which yields MSNNLIKRAAYVNQLKDYVNTDFVKVYTGIRRSGKTSLMYNIIDELKSMGVKDENIIFISFESREYNQIDSSEKLDEIVYNKTENIKGKIYLFFDEIQQVKGWEKSINSYRVSIDSDIYITGSNSKLLSGELATLLTGRFLTINVYPFSFKEFIQYKNEIEGVEINEYSIAKLYDEYFNFGGMPGILTLGSNEFKKMALKDIYNSILFEDIVTRFKINNIDLLQRFSRYMISSTGEIFSSKSIKNYLKSNDIYTSQDTLLKYNSYLNQSFFISKCKCFELKGRKEMKILGKYYLMDHGFHHALIEDNILKVTKILETIVYIELLRRGYKVNVGRNPDDTEVDFVCEKSGKYKYIQVSYRLSSEKTLKREINPLLRIPDKYESILITTENHDFSKDGVKHLNIIDFLCGNDV from the coding sequence ATGTCAAATAATTTGATTAAACGTGCGGCATATGTTAATCAGTTAAAGGATTATGTCAATACTGATTTTGTTAAGGTATATACAGGTATTAGAAGGTCAGGTAAAACCAGTTTAATGTATAATATTATTGACGAGCTTAAATCAATGGGGGTTAAAGACGAAAATATCATCTTCATTTCATTTGAATCAAGGGAATATAATCAAATCGATAGTAGTGAGAAATTGGATGAAATAGTTTACAATAAAACCGAAAATATCAAAGGGAAGATATATCTTTTTTTTGATGAAATCCAGCAAGTTAAAGGTTGGGAAAAATCTATAAACAGTTATCGTGTTTCTATTGACAGTGATATATACATTACAGGTTCAAATTCAAAGTTGCTATCTGGTGAGCTTGCCACACTCCTGACTGGAAGGTTTTTAACAATTAATGTGTATCCATTTTCATTCAAAGAGTTTATCCAGTATAAAAATGAAATTGAAGGTGTTGAAATAAACGAATACTCAATAGCTAAACTATATGATGAGTACTTCAATTTCGGAGGCATGCCTGGTATTTTGACATTGGGAAGTAATGAGTTTAAAAAAATGGCTTTAAAAGACATTTACAACTCAATTCTTTTTGAAGATATCGTTACAAGATTTAAGATAAATAATATTGACTTGCTACAGCGTTTCAGCAGATATATGATTTCAAGCACTGGCGAAATATTTTCATCTAAAAGCATAAAAAATTATCTTAAAAGCAATGACATCTATACTTCTCAGGACACACTACTTAAATATAATAGCTATTTAAATCAGTCATTTTTTATCTCCAAATGCAAATGCTTTGAGCTTAAAGGAAGAAAAGAAATGAAAATCCTTGGAAAATATTATCTGATGGATCATGGATTTCATCATGCCCTAATTGAAGACAACATCTTAAAAGTAACTAAAATTCTTGAAACAATTGTTTATATTGAACTTCTTAGAAGAGGATATAAGGTCAATGTAGGAAGAAATCCTGATGATACCGAAGTGGATTTTGTTTGTGAAAAATCAGGTAAATACAAATATATTCAGGTATCTTACAGATTATCTAGTGAAAAAACACTGAAACGTGAAATTAATCCATTACTTCGCATACCTGATAAATATGAATCTATACTTATAACAACTGAAAACCATGACTTCTCTAAAGATGGAGTCAAACATCTAAACATTATTGATTTCTTATGTGGAAATGATGTATAA
- a CDS encoding HAD family hydrolase has protein sequence MKKAVVFDNSGTLIERYRVIKNVVTGEFSTDVNSLDLIDSKDSLVLVVLQYNTNKFLDLNQDTLICDVIRQFNIDFDISFSKKQFSKAEVKEIIDKETTATVSDITDAFDMLGEKIPQMELCNGSALILDMDLGIVLYTITSAGVFFPKVFETVETLKSRGIEIFIASGDRKGAINRLASLLDVPEDNAYGTVSTKGKCEVVSILKDAGYKVMMVGDGLNDILAFKKADVSVLTIEQKEEVSDKLMDKTDYIIEDIFEVVDIDF, from the coding sequence ATGAAAAAAGCTGTTGTATTTGATAACTCAGGAACATTGATTGAGCGATATCGTGTTATTAAAAATGTTGTTACCGGAGAGTTTTCAACTGACGTTAATTCTTTGGATTTAATAGATTCTAAAGATTCACTTGTGTTGGTTGTTCTTCAATATAATACAAATAAATTTTTAGATTTAAATCAGGACACCTTAATTTGTGATGTTATCAGACAGTTTAATATTGATTTCGATATTAGTTTTTCAAAAAAACAGTTTTCCAAAGCTGAAGTTAAGGAAATTATTGATAAAGAGACTACTGCTACTGTTTCAGATATTACTGATGCTTTTGACATGTTAGGTGAAAAAATTCCACAAATGGAATTATGCAACGGTTCTGCTTTAATTTTGGATATGGATTTGGGTATTGTTTTATACACAATTACTTCTGCTGGAGTATTTTTCCCTAAGGTTTTTGAAACAGTTGAGACATTAAAATCCAGAGGAATTGAAATTTTTATTGCATCCGGTGATAGAAAAGGAGCTATTAACAGACTTGCCAGTTTACTTGATGTACCTGAGGATAATGCCTATGGAACTGTTTCAACTAAAGGCAAATGTGAAGTTGTATCTATCTTAAAGGATGCTGGTTATAAAGTCATGATGGTTGGGGATGGACTTAACGATATTCTTGCATTTAAAAAAGCAGATGTAAGTGTTTTAACAATAGAACAAAAAGAGGAAGTATCTGATAAATTAATGGATAAAACAGACTATATTATTGAGGATATTTTTGAAGTTGTTGATATTGATTTTTAA
- a CDS encoding 2-isopropylmalate synthase, with protein sequence MSFTNMETLKKDNMNLADKIYILDTTLRDGEQTPGVALTVDDKIQIAQKLNNLGVDKIEVGFPASSPGEIESAKKIKARDLDSTLVGLSRSLRKDIDAVIDAELDYVHTFIGTSPLHRDYKLKKSKEKIIDSAVDTVEYAKDHGLTVEFSAEDGTRTEREFLFEIFNEVVSAGADFLDVPDTVGILTPALTRNMITDIKNNFKTPISVHFHNDFGLANANTLTAIECGANQAHVTINGLGERTGNCSLEELVMALKSAYQIDLGLDTTRLYSLSNLVGRLTGVKMPVNKPIVGDNAFAHESGIHVHGILNNASTYEPMSPEMVGHSRRIILGKHTGANAVRAKLKEYHIDLDEEQFNNVFNSIKSLGDSGKCVTDDDLVAIAITELSSARETPIIIKGLSISMGANVSPTATVKLEIDGVIKETASTGVGPIDAALNAVRDLIQDTIDMELEEYNLEAITGGTDALAEVFVVTSDSEGNNSTGRSTNQDIVMASILAIVDSINKLLLIKRSI encoded by the coding sequence ATGTCTTTTACAAATATGGAAACTCTAAAAAAAGATAATATGAATTTAGCTGATAAAATTTATATTTTGGACACAACATTAAGGGACGGTGAACAGACTCCTGGTGTTGCTTTGACTGTTGATGATAAAATTCAAATTGCTCAAAAACTTAACAATTTGGGTGTAGATAAAATAGAAGTTGGTTTTCCTGCTTCTTCACCAGGGGAAATCGAATCTGCTAAAAAAATTAAAGCAAGAGATTTGGATTCAACCTTAGTTGGTTTATCACGTAGTTTAAGAAAAGATATTGATGCGGTAATTGATGCAGAATTAGATTATGTTCACACTTTCATTGGTACTTCTCCATTGCACCGTGATTATAAACTTAAAAAGTCAAAAGAAAAAATCATTGACTCTGCTGTTGATACAGTTGAATATGCAAAAGATCATGGTTTAACTGTTGAATTTTCTGCAGAAGACGGTACTAGAACTGAACGTGAATTTTTATTTGAAATATTTAATGAAGTGGTTAGTGCAGGAGCTGACTTTTTAGATGTTCCTGATACTGTAGGTATATTAACACCTGCTCTTACACGTAATATGATAACTGATATTAAAAACAATTTCAAAACACCTATCAGTGTTCATTTCCACAATGATTTCGGACTTGCTAATGCAAATACTCTAACAGCTATTGAATGTGGTGCTAATCAGGCTCACGTTACCATTAACGGTTTAGGTGAAAGAACCGGTAACTGTTCATTAGAAGAATTAGTAATGGCTCTTAAATCTGCTTATCAAATTGATTTAGGACTTGATACTACAAGATTATACAGTTTATCCAATTTAGTTGGTCGTTTAACTGGGGTTAAAATGCCTGTTAACAAACCAATTGTTGGTGATAATGCATTTGCTCATGAATCAGGTATTCATGTTCATGGTATTTTAAACAATGCATCAACCTATGAACCAATGTCTCCTGAGATGGTTGGTCACTCTCGTAGGATTATTTTAGGTAAACACACTGGTGCTAATGCAGTTAGAGCTAAATTAAAAGAATATCATATTGATTTAGATGAAGAACAATTTAACAATGTTTTCAATAGCATTAAATCTTTAGGTGACAGTGGTAAATGTGTTACAGATGATGATTTAGTAGCTATTGCGATTACTGAACTTTCATCTGCTCGTGAAACACCTATTATCATTAAAGGTTTAAGCATTTCAATGGGTGCTAATGTTTCTCCAACTGCTACTGTTAAATTAGAAATTGATGGTGTTATTAAAGAAACTGCAAGTACTGGTGTTGGACCAATTGACGCTGCTTTAAATGCTGTTCGTGATTTAATTCAAGATACTATTGATATGGAATTAGAAGAATATAACTTAGAAGCCATTACTGGTGGTACTGATGCTTTAGCAGAGGTATTTGTAGTCACTTCTGATTCTGAAGGCAATAATTCTACCGGACGTTCAACAAATCAGGACATTGTTATGGCAAGTATTCTTGCTATTGTTGATTCTATTAATAAATTATTATTAATTAAAAGGTCCATTTAA
- the albA gene encoding DNA-binding protein Alba yields the protein MENNTIFVGSKPVMNYVLAVVTQFNEGNNGVVLRARGKAISRAVDTAEIVRNRFVPDSDVTDIQISTEEIENFNNEKTNVSIIEISMEKSE from the coding sequence ATGGAGAATAATACAATTTTTGTTGGCAGTAAACCTGTTATGAATTATGTTTTAGCAGTTGTTACACAATTCAATGAAGGCAATAATGGTGTTGTTCTTAGGGCAAGAGGTAAAGCTATTAGCCGAGCTGTTGATACTGCTGAAATTGTTAGAAACAGATTTGTCCCAGATTCAGATGTTACTGATATTCAAATTTCAACTGAAGAAATTGAAAACTTTAACAATGAAAAAACAAATGTTTCTATTATAGAAATTTCAATGGAAAAGAGTGAATAA
- a CDS encoding PHP-associated domain-containing protein, whose product MLKMDSHIHSEYSDDSSSKIDDILKVANSRNIDIIAISDHNTVDGTSEVLRKTRNTDILAIPSIEISSTQGHILGFGCEQTIPKGLTPADTIDRIHDLGGIAIIPHPYCFYRHGLLCESENEKLKIDAIETKNARFIVGYCNSKAKKLSQNKKIPSLGASDSHYWKFVGDCYSLIDCEKDIDSVLKAIVKGKTQAKGKGTSNILLSKYLFEKNLLKKF is encoded by the coding sequence ATGCTAAAAATGGATTCACATATTCACAGTGAATACTCAGATGACTCAAGTTCTAAAATTGATGATATTTTAAAAGTAGCTAATAGTAGAAATATCGACATCATAGCAATAAGCGATCACAATACTGTAGATGGAACTAGTGAAGTTTTAAGAAAAACTAGAAATACAGATATACTTGCCATTCCATCTATAGAAATTTCTTCAACACAAGGTCATATCCTTGGTTTTGGGTGTGAGCAAACAATACCTAAAGGACTAACACCTGCAGATACAATAGACAGAATTCATGATTTAGGGGGTATAGCAATTATCCCTCATCCTTACTGTTTTTACAGACATGGTCTTTTGTGTGAAAGTGAAAATGAAAAGTTAAAAATTGATGCAATAGAAACAAAAAACGCAAGATTTATTGTAGGATATTGTAACAGTAAAGCAAAAAAATTATCACAAAATAAAAAAATTCCATCACTAGGAGCAAGTGACTCTCACTACTGGAAATTTGTGGGTGATTGTTACAGTTTAATTGATTGTGAAAAAGATATTGATAGTGTCTTAAAAGCAATTGTTAAAGGAAAAACACAAGCTAAGGGAAAAGGAACCTCAAACATTTTACTTTCAAAATATTTATTTGAGAAGAATCTATTAAAGAAATTTTAA
- a CDS encoding DUF1786 domain-containing protein has product MRVLAIDVGTGTQDIMIYNTKKELENSIKLVLPSPHLFISQQINEIENDIYFEGEIMGGGKIKQSILKHMEKGYSVVMEPLCARTIRDNLDQVKSYGIEIANESKDYSSYTKIKMGDINITQLSNFLLGYDLEFDFDKIAIAVQDHGYNENMGDRDFRFEKIREKISKPISPLEFGFLEDLPEYFTRMNAVKRTVESEGIDETPLLMDTKFASIAGMCFDEVAEKLNSYIVIDIGNGHTTAATIEDGKIQGVFEHHTSSLTGESLERYLKRLAEGTITNEEVYNDHGHGAHVLNPISKLEKVIVSGPKRELIEKTNLDWHHAAPGGDVMMTGTIGLVKTILG; this is encoded by the coding sequence ATGAGAGTATTAGCTATTGATGTTGGAACAGGTACCCAAGACATAATGATTTACAATACCAAAAAGGAATTAGAAAACTCTATTAAACTGGTTTTGCCTTCTCCTCACTTATTCATCTCCCAACAGATAAATGAAATTGAAAATGACATTTATTTTGAAGGAGAAATAATGGGTGGAGGAAAAATAAAACAAAGTATCTTAAAACATATGGAAAAAGGATACTCTGTTGTAATGGAACCATTATGTGCAAGAACTATACGTGATAATTTAGATCAGGTAAAATCATATGGAATTGAAATTGCAAACGAATCCAAAGATTACTCAAGTTATACAAAAATCAAAATGGGAGATATAAATATAACCCAATTATCCAATTTCTTATTAGGATATGATTTGGAATTTGATTTTGATAAAATAGCTATTGCAGTTCAAGACCATGGATACAATGAAAATATGGGTGACAGAGACTTCAGATTCGAAAAAATCAGAGAAAAAATATCAAAACCAATTTCTCCATTGGAATTTGGATTTTTAGAAGATTTACCTGAATATTTTACAAGAATGAATGCTGTTAAAAGAACAGTTGAAAGTGAAGGAATTGATGAGACTCCATTATTAATGGATACTAAATTTGCATCAATAGCTGGAATGTGCTTTGATGAAGTTGCAGAAAAATTAAACAGTTATATTGTAATAGACATCGGTAACGGTCATACTACCGCAGCAACTATTGAAGATGGAAAAATCCAGGGAGTATTTGAACACCACACTTCAAGCTTAACTGGTGAATCACTTGAAAGATACCTTAAAAGATTAGCTGAAGGTACAATTACCAACGAAGAAGTATACAATGATCACGGACACGGTGCACATGTACTTAATCCTATATCAAAACTTGAAAAAGTCATTGTTAGCGGACCTAAAAGAGAACTAATAGAAAAAACAAACCTTGACTGGCATCATGCTGCACCTGGTGGAGATGTAATGATGACTGGTACCATCGGTTTGGTTAAAACAATCTTAGGATGA
- a CDS encoding TrpB-like pyridoxal phosphate-dependent enzyme translates to MDYKITLNSNEVPKQWYNINADLPVELPMPKNSEGRDQITSLQKAFTKAGLEQEFSQERYVKIPNEVRKLYMQMGRPSPLFRATNLEKYLNTPAKIYYKREDTSPTGSHKLNSAIPQAYFAKKEGVERLTTETGAGQWGTALSLACNLLDLDCTVYMVKVSFQQKPDRKNIMNIYNGNVFASPSENTKVGREILAQNPDHPGSLGVAISEAMEEALENEEVKYTLGSVLNHVMLHQTIIGQELKKQLQIADEEPDVMIACAGGGSNFAGSLFPFIKDKIDGKSDTQFIAVEPSACPTLTEGKYEYDFGDVNGFTPMLKMFTLGHDFVAPSVHAGGLRYHGMSPQVSLLTKEGYIEPRSAHQRDVFEAGITFARTEGVLPAPETTHAIKVAIDEAIKCKHTGEEKTIVLNFSGHGMMDLKGYSSYFEGTLPNSK, encoded by the coding sequence ATGGATTACAAAATTACTTTAAACTCAAATGAAGTGCCTAAACAATGGTACAATATTAATGCTGACTTGCCTGTTGAACTTCCTATGCCAAAAAACAGTGAAGGTAGAGACCAAATTACATCTCTTCAAAAAGCTTTCACTAAAGCTGGTTTAGAGCAGGAATTTTCTCAAGAACGTTATGTTAAAATCCCTAATGAGGTTAGAAAACTCTACATGCAAATGGGTAGACCTTCTCCTTTATTCAGGGCAACTAACTTAGAAAAATACCTAAATACTCCTGCTAAAATCTACTACAAACGGGAAGATACATCCCCAACGGGATCACATAAACTAAACTCTGCAATTCCTCAAGCATACTTTGCTAAAAAAGAGGGTGTTGAAAGACTTACTACTGAAACCGGTGCTGGACAATGGGGTACTGCTTTATCTTTAGCATGTAACTTACTTGACTTAGACTGTACCGTTTACATGGTAAAAGTTTCTTTCCAACAAAAACCTGACAGAAAAAATATCATGAACATCTACAACGGTAATGTTTTCGCATCCCCAAGTGAAAATACAAAAGTTGGTCGTGAAATTTTAGCTCAAAACCCAGATCACCCTGGTTCTTTAGGAGTTGCAATTTCTGAAGCTATGGAAGAAGCATTAGAAAATGAAGAAGTTAAATACACATTAGGAAGTGTTTTAAACCACGTAATGTTACACCAAACAATTATTGGTCAAGAATTGAAAAAGCAATTACAAATTGCTGATGAAGAACCTGACGTAATGATTGCTTGTGCTGGTGGTGGAAGTAACTTCGCTGGTTCCTTATTCCCATTCATTAAGGATAAAATTGATGGTAAATCTGATACTCAGTTTATCGCTGTTGAACCTAGTGCTTGTCCTACTTTAACTGAAGGTAAATACGAATACGACTTTGGTGATGTAAACGGATTTACTCCTATGCTTAAGATGTTTACCTTAGGTCACGACTTTGTTGCACCTAGTGTACATGCAGGTGGATTAAGATACCACGGTATGTCTCCTCAAGTTTCCCTTTTAACTAAAGAAGGTTACATTGAACCTAGATCTGCTCACCAAAGAGATGTATTTGAAGCAGGTATTACCTTTGCTCGTACTGAAGGTGTATTACCAGCTCCTGAGACTACTCACGCAATTAAAGTTGCAATTGATGAAGCTATTAAATGTAAACACACTGGCGAAGAAAAAACTATTGTTCTTAACTTCTCCGGTCACGGTATGATGGACTTAAAAGGATATAGTAGTTATTTTGAAGGTACTTTACCTAATTCAAAATAA
- a CDS encoding ParA family protein produces MSEIIAVMNQKGGCGKTTTVVNTATSLAVMGKSVLIVDMDPQANATTSFGIDKTKVENTAYDALIGDINIKKATIPTFIKNLFIIPSNISLSGVGMELSRRENYHIVLKETLKDVAPLFDYIFIDLPPSLGVITVNALVASDSVLIPIQSEYYALEGVADLINTIKLVEKRLRSPTPIKGILLTLYDKRTRLSKDVRNELKKYFSDSNLLFDTIIPRNIRLAEAPSYGKPCLIYDPESTGTKAYLKLAKEILKRDEKGENNNKGDN; encoded by the coding sequence ATGAGTGAAATTATAGCGGTGATGAATCAAAAAGGAGGTTGTGGTAAGACAACTACTGTCGTAAATACTGCAACTTCATTAGCAGTAATGGGAAAATCTGTTTTAATTGTTGATATGGATCCCCAAGCTAATGCTACAACTAGTTTTGGGATTGATAAGACAAAAGTAGAAAATACAGCATACGATGCTCTTATTGGAGATATAAATATTAAAAAAGCAACAATTCCTACGTTTATTAAAAATTTGTTTATTATCCCTAGTAATATATCTCTTAGTGGAGTTGGAATGGAGCTTTCTAGACGTGAAAATTATCACATTGTCCTTAAGGAAACTCTTAAAGATGTTGCACCATTATTTGATTACATATTCATCGATTTACCTCCTTCATTAGGTGTCATAACAGTCAATGCATTAGTAGCTTCAGATAGTGTTTTAATACCTATCCAATCTGAGTATTATGCACTTGAAGGGGTAGCTGATTTAATCAACACTATTAAACTTGTTGAAAAAAGACTTAGAAGTCCAACACCTATTAAAGGAATTCTCCTAACCCTATATGATAAAAGGACTAGACTCAGTAAAGACGTCCGCAATGAACTTAAAAAATACTTTAGCGATTCAAACTTATTATTTGACACTATAATTCCAAGAAATATTAGATTAGCTGAAGCCCCAAGTTATGGAAAACCTTGTTTAATTTACGATCCTGAAAGTACAGGTACCAAAGCATATCTTAAATTAGCTAAGGAAATCCTTAAAAGAGATGAAAAGGGTGAAAATAACAATAAGGGGGATAACTAA
- a CDS encoding AAA family ATPase, whose protein sequence is MARKGLGRGLDALIPEFYNEDFDSNSALSLEDMLSEDEAIDDIVPETTESSEEEVVEEENKDSDEESSDDEGTDISDDTQEEVSKDDESADEKSGEESDEESEENDEKDSEDESLDDDNDDAEESVSEDVSDKNDQKNIFEKIEDEENDQEDIDESTESSTEEVEDSEDGDSASDESSQDNPEDSEDSDEDILSTEEIKIMENVAEVKEIVAKNPRITLWSSKSSAVFRYLRKTEPEFSISKEASKLIDDAVSKKYPEIWELFEDV, encoded by the coding sequence ATGGCTAGAAAAGGACTTGGAAGAGGTTTAGATGCTTTAATTCCTGAATTTTATAATGAAGATTTCGACAGTAACTCTGCACTTTCTCTTGAAGATATGCTAAGTGAAGACGAAGCTATTGATGATATTGTTCCTGAAACTACTGAGAGTAGTGAGGAAGAAGTTGTTGAAGAAGAAAACAAAGATTCAGATGAAGAATCTAGTGATGATGAAGGCACTGATATATCTGATGATACTCAAGAAGAAGTTTCAAAAGATGATGAAAGCGCAGATGAAAAATCTGGCGAAGAATCTGATGAAGAATCAGAAGAAAATGATGAAAAAGACAGTGAAGATGAGTCTTTAGATGATGATAATGATGATGCAGAAGAGTCCGTCTCTGAAGATGTATCTGATAAAAATGATCAAAAAAATATATTCGAAAAAATAGAGGATGAAGAAAATGATCAAGAAGATATTGATGAGTCCACTGAAAGCTCAACTGAAGAGGTTGAAGACTCTGAAGATGGAGACTCTGCTAGTGATGAGAGCTCTCAGGATAATCCTGAAGATAGTGAAGATAGCGATGAAGATATCCTCTCTACAGAAGAAATTAAAATTATGGAAAATGTAGCAGAAGTTAAAGAGATTGTTGCTAAAAATCCAAGAATTACATTATGGTCTTCAAAATCATCTGCTGTATTTAGATATTTAAGAAAAACTGAACCTGAATTCAGTATTTCTAAAGAAGCTTCAAAGTTAATTGATGATGCTGTCTCCAAAAAGTACCCTGAAATATGGGAATTATTTGAAGATGTATAA
- a CDS encoding radical SAM protein, with the protein MSTLEKMKILTDSAQYDLCDYVNHHKSSQINLPGIYEAIGHNGCKIPLFKTLMTNKCKNDCKYCINQSKRNFTRLELSPEELAKGFLGYYNRGLVNGLFLSSGISDDIDSTMEKQIETISLLRKKYGYDDYIHLKIIPGASKDSIKRAMALANRVSINIEAATSSGLSELSSTKDYNKDILKRLSWINSLQHKSTTYPKSTHTTQLIVGANNETDKEILSRMEKIYKKSNLKRTYFSAFTPIEETDFKDKEACSTDRTAKLYNADSLLNQYHYNVKELIFDENDKLSLTQDPKILAAKNMNIFPVEINTAPIRELIRVPGIGVKSAHDIVSIRKQKPFSNKEQLKRLGVVIERADPYIKIKGEYQTTFDF; encoded by the coding sequence ATGAGCACTTTAGAGAAAATGAAAATACTAACTGACTCAGCCCAATATGATTTATGTGACTATGTCAACCATCATAAAAGTTCACAGATAAATCTGCCTGGAATCTATGAAGCTATTGGGCATAATGGTTGTAAAATACCACTTTTCAAAACACTCATGACAAACAAGTGTAAAAATGATTGTAAATATTGTATCAACCAGTCCAAAAGAAATTTTACAAGACTTGAGTTAAGTCCCGAAGAACTTGCAAAAGGTTTTCTTGGATACTACAATAGAGGATTAGTAAATGGATTATTTTTAAGTTCAGGTATATCTGATGATATTGATTCTACAATGGAAAAACAAATAGAAACTATCAGTCTACTTAGAAAAAAATACGGGTACGACGATTATATACATCTAAAAATTATTCCAGGTGCAAGCAAAGACTCCATTAAAAGAGCAATGGCACTAGCAAACAGGGTCAGTATCAATATTGAAGCAGCCACATCATCCGGTTTAAGTGAATTATCATCTACAAAGGATTACAATAAAGATATACTGAAAAGATTATCATGGATCAATTCTCTACAACATAAAAGTACAACATATCCAAAATCTACTCACACCACACAACTTATTGTCGGTGCAAACAACGAGACTGACAAAGAGATATTGAGTAGAATGGAAAAGATATACAAAAAGTCAAATTTAAAAAGAACATACTTCTCAGCTTTTACCCCTATTGAAGAAACAGATTTCAAAGATAAAGAAGCCTGTTCTACAGACAGAACAGCAAAACTCTATAATGCAGATAGTCTATTAAATCAATACCACTACAATGTAAAAGAACTGATATTTGACGAAAATGATAAGTTGTCCCTTACCCAGGATCCTAAGATTTTAGCTGCAAAAAATATGAATATATTTCCTGTAGAAATAAACACTGCACCAATTCGTGAACTTATACGTGTACCTGGAATTGGAGTCAAGTCTGCACATGATATTGTATCTATTCGCAAGCAAAAACCATTCTCCAATAAAGAACAACTAAAAAGATTAGGCGTTGTAATAGAAAGAGCAGACCCTTATATTAAGATTAAGGGAGAGTATCAAACAACATTTGATTTTTAA